From the Kitasatospora atroaurantiaca genome, the window GCCAGCCACGCGTCCGGTACCAGGGCCACCACCTCGCGCAGCAGCTCCGCGGTGACCAGCGGTGCGAGCGCGGCGTCGGCGGCCTGGACGTCCGGGCCGAAGGCGCCGAGCGCGTGGTCGCTGAGGTCGTACCGCTTGAGCAGCGAGGCGTGTGCCCCCGACCAGCGGTGGTGGAAGATCAGCCCGGCGCCGTTGTCGATCAGCCAGAGCGCGCCGTGCCAGACCACCAGGTTCGGGTTGCGGCAGCTGCGGTCGACGTTCCCGGTCAGCGCGTCCAGCCAGACCACCCGGCCGGCCTCGACCGGGTCCACGTCCACCAAGCCCGGCTTGAAGTCGCGGGCCTTCGGCAGGTAGTCCATGCCCAGGTTGAGACCGGCGCTGGCCCTGAGGATGTCCTGGATCTCGGGGTCGGGCTCATGAGCCGCCACCGCCGGGTCGAAGTCCACCAGCACCAGCTCTGGCACCCGCAGGCCCAGCCGCCGCGCCAGCTCGCCCACGATCACCTCGGCGACCAGAGCCTTGTGGCCCTGCGCGGCGCCCGAGAACTTGACCACGTACGTCCCGAGGTCGTCGGTCTCGACGATCCCGGGCACGGAGCCACCCGCCCGCAGTGGCTCCAGATAGCGCAGCGCAGTCACCTCGGTCAGCACACCGGCCACGATAACCCGCAGACCCGTACCGACCGCGACCGAATATCGCGCGGCATCTCCCGCGGCCCCGGGTTTGGCCCCGGCGTAAGGCGGTGGTTGGCTTGGCCCGCAGAGTCAGCAGCCCAGTCGAGGAGAGTACAAGTCATGGGACAGGTCCACGCCAGCACCGAGCGGGTCTACCAGGCCGCACCGAAGCGGGTCTACGAGGCGCTGGCCGACTACACCGTGACCCGGCCGAAGCTGCTGCCCGCGCAGTACAGCGAGTACGAGGTCAGGGCGGGCGGCACCGGTGCGGGCACCCAGGTGCACTGGAAGCTGCAGGCCACCGAGAAGCGGGTGCGTGACTGCCTGTTCACCGTGACCGAGCCGAGCCCCGAGAAGCTGGTCGAGACGGATGCCAACTCCTCCATGGTGATCACCTGGACGGTCTCCTCGGCCGGCGAGAACCAGGCCAAGGTGGTCGTGGAGGCGACCTGGCAGGGCGCCGGCGGCATCGGCGGCTTCTTCGAGCGGACCTTCGCGCCCAAGGGCCTCAACCGCATCCACGACGCGATCCTCGCCCGGCTTGCGGACGAGGTCGCCTGAGGCGTTTGGGGTCTCCGCCGGTAGGCCAGGCAGCTGAGCCAGTTGCACTATCCAGGGGCGCGGGGAACTGCGCGCAGCGGTAGGGCACAGGCCGTTGCCTTCCGATCTCGCGCAGTTCCTCGCGCCCCTGGGATAACCAAATCTGAGCGGATGCCGGCCCCGCACGCGCATCCGTAGGTATTGCGACACCCGTACGGCCCGCGTGCCGTACGGGTGGTTGTGTTCCCCAGGGCGGGTGAAGTCGCCCGGTGCCGGGCTTCGGCCGACCTAGGCTCGCGGCCGTGCGTATGACGATCCTTCACATCTCCCAGCCCGTCGACGGTGGCGTCGCCCGCGTCGTGGTGGACCTGGCCCGGGGCCAGCGCGAGGCCGGCTGCCGGGTGCTGGTCGCCTGCCCGCAGGGCGGCAGGCTGGCCGCCGAGGCGGCCGCCGCCGGGGCGCTGGTGCTGGACTGGCCGGCCGGCCGCTCGCCGGGACCGGCCACCCCGGCCGAGGTGTGGCGGCTGCGCCGGATCGTCCGCGCCGCCGCGCCCGACGTGCTGCACCTGCACAGCGCCAAGGCCGGGCTGGCCGGGCGGCTGGCCGTCCGGGGCGCGGTGCCGACCGTCTTCCAGCCGCATGCCTGGTCCTTCGCCGCCGTCGAGGGCCCGCTGGCCGCGGCCACCCTGCGCTGGGAGCGGTTCGCCGCGCGCTGGGCCCGTACCGTGCTCTGCGTCAGTGAGCAGGAACGGGCCGACGGCGAGGCGGCCGGGATCGCGGCCGACTGGCGGGTGATCCCCAACGGCGTGGACGTCCGCCACTACGCACCCGTCGATGCGGCCGCCCGGCGGGCCGCCCGGATGTCCCTGGGCCTGGAGCTGGACGTGCCGCTCGCGGTCTGCGTCGGGCGGCTCTGCCGGCAGAAGGGGCAGGACGTGCTGCTGGCCGCCTGGCCCGCGGTGGCCGAGCGGCTGCCCGCCGCCCGGCTCGCACTGGTCGGCGGCGGTCCGGACGCGACCGATCTGGCCGCCCGGGTACGCGAGTTGCCGGATCCCGCCAGGGTCCGGCTGGCCGGGGACGTGACGGACCCCCGGCCCTGGCTGGCGGCCGCCGACCTGGTGGTGCTGCCGTCCCGCTGGGAGGGCATGGCGCTGGCGCCGCTGGAGGCGATGGCGATGGGCCGGCCCGTCCTGCTCTCGGACGTGCCCGGTGCCAGGGAGTGCCTGCCGCCCGGCCGGCGGGAGGGAGCACTGGTCCCACCGGAGAATCCGGCGGAACTCGCCCGGCTGATGGCGGATGCGCTGGCCGATTCGATCGAATGCGACCGACTGGGTGCCGTTGCCCGCGAACATGTGGTCGAGCGGCATGACGTGAGCGGTGTGGTGGAGCAGGTAAACGCCCTCTATCGAACAATTCTGCGACCGGTGCTCGGCGGCCCGCGACGGGTCGGCCGCATCGCCCGTGTCCCTGGGCGCCTCTGATCGTTTCTTAGACCGTGAATGCTCGCCGCGAAGGTGCTGCCGTATTCGCACCTCGACCAGATGACCGAGGATGTAAATCCGAAAGTCTTATTAATGGGCGGGTGGAATGAAATGGCAAGTCAACTTCCTGAAAACAAGCCAGCGTTCGGTATTGTCTAATTTTGCCTGCTTCGTTGCTATTTCTGGCTGCCGGCCTTCGCGGGCACTCTGTGAAATGGCCGAATGCCGTTCACGGCAGCAGGTGCTACCTGGACCGCATCCGCCGGGCCGGGACTGCCGGGCCGGTACGAGTACGGCTCCGGCTGTTCTGCCACGGTGGGTACACAGCAGGGGAGTTCGCACGCTGATGACCATCGACCACGAGAGTGTGCCACGGCCGGGCCGACCCCTGCCGCCCTCCCGGCGGCTTGCCACCGAGCTCCTCGACCGGCCCACCTCGTCGGCGCAGACCCGCTCGGCCCCGGCGGTCGGACGGCATCGCAGGCCCTTCCACTCCCGGGTCGCCCTGCCCGCCGGTCTGCTGGCCGTCGACACCCTCGCGGTCTGCCTTGCGACCACCGTTACGGCCGTCACTACCGCCGACCGCTCCCACCCACTGCTCGGCGCCGCCGCCCTCCTGCCCGTGCTGCTCCCGCTCAACCTGACCGGCGGCCTCTACCGCAACCGGCTCACCCTCTCCGCCCTCGACGAGTTCCCCGCACTCGCCGGCCGGGCCGTCGTCGCCACCGCCTTCGCCGTCACCCTGTCCGGCTGCCTGCACGGCTGGCCGGACTGCGGCCCCGCGACGCCGCTGCGCCTGCTCACCCTGCTCGCCGCCTTCCTGCTGCTGTCCGCCTGCGGCCGGTCGTACGCCTACCACCTGCTGCGCCAGGCCCGGCGCCGACGACCGAGCCCGGCCCTGGTCCTCGGCGCGGGCCACCTCGGCCAGCGGGTCGCCGCCGCCCTGACCGAGCGCCGGGAGTACGGCCTGCGGCCCGTCGGCTACCTTGACCCCGATCCCGTCCTGCTCGCGGCGGACGCCAAGCTGCCCGTCCTCGGCGGCCGGGAGGTGCTCGAACGCGAGATCCGGCGGCACCGGGTCCACCACATCGTCGCCACCGAGGGCGCCGCCGACGAGGCCGAGACCGCCGCCGCCCTGCGCGAGGCCGCCCGGCTCGGCTGCCAGATCTGGCTGGTGCCCGCCCTGCGCGAGTACGGCTCGGTGGCCGGGCCC encodes:
- a CDS encoding HipA family kinase; translation: MLTEVTALRYLEPLRAGGSVPGIVETDDLGTYVVKFSGAAQGHKALVAEVIVGELARRLGLRVPELVLVDFDPAVAAHEPDPEIQDILRASAGLNLGMDYLPKARDFKPGLVDVDPVEAGRVVWLDALTGNVDRSCRNPNLVVWHGALWLIDNGAGLIFHHRWSGAHASLLKRYDLSDHALGAFGPDVQAADAALAPLVTAELLREVVALVPDAWLADEPGFGSVAELREAYVRHLAARAAASAAWLPDGFASPEQLRATAAERAAATRAGRPAWLQQVPDLHGKPAVQADWSGHIG
- a CDS encoding SRPBCC family protein; this translates as MGQVHASTERVYQAAPKRVYEALADYTVTRPKLLPAQYSEYEVRAGGTGAGTQVHWKLQATEKRVRDCLFTVTEPSPEKLVETDANSSMVITWTVSSAGENQAKVVVEATWQGAGGIGGFFERTFAPKGLNRIHDAILARLADEVA
- a CDS encoding glycosyltransferase: MTILHISQPVDGGVARVVVDLARGQREAGCRVLVACPQGGRLAAEAAAAGALVLDWPAGRSPGPATPAEVWRLRRIVRAAAPDVLHLHSAKAGLAGRLAVRGAVPTVFQPHAWSFAAVEGPLAAATLRWERFAARWARTVLCVSEQERADGEAAGIAADWRVIPNGVDVRHYAPVDAAARRAARMSLGLELDVPLAVCVGRLCRQKGQDVLLAAWPAVAERLPAARLALVGGGPDATDLAARVRELPDPARVRLAGDVTDPRPWLAAADLVVLPSRWEGMALAPLEAMAMGRPVLLSDVPGARECLPPGRREGALVPPENPAELARLMADALADSIECDRLGAVAREHVVERHDVSGVVEQVNALYRTILRPVLGGPRRVGRIARVPGRL
- a CDS encoding sugar transferase, coding for MTIDHESVPRPGRPLPPSRRLATELLDRPTSSAQTRSAPAVGRHRRPFHSRVALPAGLLAVDTLAVCLATTVTAVTTADRSHPLLGAAALLPVLLPLNLTGGLYRNRLTLSALDEFPALAGRAVVATAFAVTLSGCLHGWPDCGPATPLRLLTLLAAFLLLSACGRSYAYHLLRQARRRRPSPALVLGAGHLGQRVAAALTERREYGLRPVGYLDPDPVLLAADAKLPVLGGREVLEREIRRHRVHHIVATEGAADEAETAAALREAARLGCQIWLVPALREYGSVAGPARDHLWGFPCLQLGRPAMRRHGWAAKRALDISAAGLGLIALAPVLAACAVAVRFDTGPGVLFRQQRTGLDGRVFTVLKFRTLRPSNEHESATRWNISQDHRMGAVGRLLRRSSLDELPQLWNVLRGDMSLVGPRPERPYFVMRFGQAYPEYADRHRVPVGLTGLAQVNGLRGDTSIEDRARFDNRYIESWSLWQDVKLLLRTAALMLHPDGS